In a genomic window of Quercus lobata isolate SW786 chromosome 4, ValleyOak3.0 Primary Assembly, whole genome shotgun sequence:
- the LOC115987484 gene encoding aspartyl protease AED3 gives MRDNHSHKHTQYSTYINRHTLGHTKPSKPNSTSQLKSRAMAMRTLLFSLALLCISLVHCLNPKCETSDQGSTLQVFHVYSPCSPFRPSKPLSWEESILQMQTEDQTRLQFLSSLVARRSVVPIASGRQIIQSPTYIVRAKIGTPPQTLLMAMDTSNDAAWVPCTGCVGCSSTLFASARSTTYKPVGCGAPQCKQVPNPTCGGSACSFNLTYGSSSIAADLSQDTVTLATDPIPGYTFGCIQKTTGNSMPPQGLLGLGRGSLSLLSQTQNLYQSTFSYCLPSFKSLNFSGSLRLGPVAQPKRIKYTPLLRNPRRSSLYYVNLQAIRVGRTIVNIPPSALAFNPTTGSGTIFDSGTVFTRLVAPAYIAMRDEFRRRVKVPTVTSLGGFDTCYNVPIVAPTITFIFAGMNVTLPPDNILIHSTAGSTTCLAMAAAPDNVNSVLNVIANMQQQNHRLLFDVPNSRLGVARELCT, from the exons ATGAGGGATAATCATTCTCACAAGCACACACAGTATTCCACCTATATAAATAGGCACACTCTTGGTCACACTAAACCATCAAAGCCTAACTCAACCTCACAACTGAAGTCTAGAGCCATGGCAATGAGAACCCTTCTCTTCTCACTAGCCCTCCTCTGCATTTCCCTTGTCCATTGCCTAAACCCCAAATGTGAGACCTCAGACCAAGGCTCAACCCTCCAAGTCTTCCATGTATACAGCCCATGCTCCCCATTTAGACCCTCAAAGCCACTGTCATGGGAAGAGAGTATCCTCCAAATGCAGACCGAGGACCAAACCAGGCTTCAGTTCTTGTCAAGCCTTGTGGCCAGGAGATCTGTGGTGCCAATTGCCTCTGGCAGGCAGATCATACAGAGCCCCACGTATATTGTGAGAGCCAAAATTGGTACACCACCTCAGACTTTGCTCATGGCCATGGACACTAGCAATGATGCTGCTTGGGTGCCTTGTACTGGCTGTGTAGGCTGCTCTTCAACCTTGTTTGCCTCTGCTAGGTCCACCACTTACAAGCCTGTTGGTTGTGGAGCTCCTCAGTGCAAGCAG GTACCCAACCCCACTTGTGGTGGCAGTGCCTGCAGTTTCAACCTGACCTATGGAAGCTCTAGCATTGCAGCTGACCTGTCCCAGGACACAGTCACTTTAGCCACTGACCCCATCCCTGGCTACACCTTTGGTTGCATCCAAAAAACCACAGGTAACTCTATGCCACCACAGGGCCTATTGGGCTTGGGCCGAGGCTCATTGTCACTTCTATCCCAGACCCAAAACTTGTACCAATCCACATTTTCATATTGCTTACCTAGCTTCAAGTCCCTCAACTTTTCTGGGTCTTTGAGGCTTGGCCCAGTTGCTCAGCCCAAGAGAATCAAGTACACACCCTTGCTCAGAAACCCCAGAAGATCATCATTGTACTATGTGAACTTGCAAGCAATAAGGGTTGGTAGGACAATTGTTAATATTCCACCTAGTGCATTGGCTTTCAATCCAACAACAGGCTCAGGAACCATCTTTGATTCTG GCACTGTCTTCACCCGACTAGTCGCACCGGCATACATTGCCATGAGAGACGAGTTCCGAAGGCGAGTGAAGGTTCCAACAGTGACATCCTTGGGTGGCTTTGACACATGCTACAATGTCCCAATTGTTGCACCCACAATAACATTCATTTTCGCAGGCATGAATGTGACACTACCACCAGACAACATACTCATCCACAGCACAGCGGGCAGCACCACATGCTTGGCCATGGCAGCTGCACCTGACAATGTCAACTCGGTGCTAAATGTGATAGCCAACATGCAGCAACAGAACCATCGGTTGCTTTTTGACGTACCCAATTCAAGGCTTGGCGTGGCCCGTGAGCTATGCACTTaa